The sequence CGATGTCGAGGCTGAGCTCGGCACAGAGCCGGATCAATTTGCGCGTCTCGTCGTCGGCCTGCTGATAGACCTTGCAAAGCCGGTCGATCTGGTCCTGATCTTCGTAAGCCCAGACCGTGAACCCGTGCTGAGGCTGATAGGCGGCCTGTGTTCGGACTTTTCTCCACCGACCATCTTCGAGCGAGACTCGAAGATAGCCTCGCTTCCTGGCGATCCTGAGCCAGGGCAACAGGCTCAGCGACTTTTCATAGATCGACGACAGCTGCTTCTTGCTCTGCGTAAGAGTACCGCCGACGTTGAATATCGGCATCTCCTCGAGAATCACCGCCAGGTCTCCCCTCGCGTTCAGCTTCTGTTCCTCGATAGCACGCTCGAGTTGACGGGCGATGATCTCCCTCAACTGCGGATGATGAAGGCTACCGTCCTTCGGGTCGAACCGGATCCCGGTGTTGTAGATCACCCCTTCGTCGCCGCTCGCGAACTTGCAGCGGACGACATCGCCCCGAAGCGTCAACTCCTCGTCACCCCAGCTGAAATCGATCTCCACGCGCGCACCCGTCTTCAGGGCGAAATGACTCTCCACCCGGCAACCGAGCAGACTCAGATCCATCAGCGCCACCTCGGCGGAGTTGATCTTCGCCAGGATCGGTATGCTCAGCTGAATTCGCTCTACGGCTCGCTGTTTCGAATAGGACATTTGCACGCCTGACTCATCCCGAATGCCGGGACCAGCTACCAGTTTCGCTTTCGAAACCCATACCGGAGGACGTTAGATCAGGACCATAGTGTATCCACATCGGGTTATGATCCGGCCCCGTGATGTCGATGATCGAGAGAATCGGAGCCTACTTCATCAGGTTCTTCGAAGAGACCGGGCTCTGGTTCCAGATGCTCGGTCGGACCGCCGTCTGGACCTTCAGACCTCCGTTCGCGATCGGCGAATGGTTCCGCCAGATGGTGCGAGTCGGTGTCGACTCGATCCCGGTCGTCGTGCTCACGACGATGTTCACCGGGATGGTCATGGCGCTCCAGACTTTCACCGGCTTCCAGCGTGTGCACGCGACCGATTTCGTCGGAAGCGTCGTCGCACTGTCGATGCTCCGGGAGCTCTCGCCCGTCCTGGTCGGGTTGATGGTCACCGGACGGGTCGGGTCATCGATGGCCGCAGAGATCGGTACGATGCGGGTCACCGAGCAGCTCGACGCTCTGGAAGCGCTCGCAACCGAACCGGTCCACTACCTGTTCGTCCCACGTGTCGTCGCCGGCATCGTCATGCTTCCGTTCCTCACCATTCTCGGAGATGGTCTCGGCATGCTCGGCGGGTACATCGTCGCGGTCAAGCTTCTCGGAGCGAACTCGGTCGTCTACATTCACAACAGCTTTCAGTTCCTCGAGCTGAACGACCTCTGGAGTGGCCTGATCAAGGCCGCCTTTTTCGGTCTGATCCTGACCCTCACCGGCTGCGTTCGAGGCTATTTCACCCGAGGCGGGGCGGAGGGAGTCGGCCGGTCGACCACCGCGGCCGTGGTCAGCGCATCTCTGATCATCCTGCTCACGGACTTTTTCCTCACGAAACTCCTCTTTTGAACTTCAATGGCCCCGAAAAAGAAGACCTCCCGTAAGACCAGGCCCGCAGCTTCCGCCTTCAACCTCGAAACCTCGCTCGAAAAGATCCGCAGCACGTTGCCCCCTGTGATTCTCGTCGGAGGAAACAACGACTTTCTAGTCACGAAGGCGTGGGCTCTTCTGACCGCGGCGATCGAGCAGAGTCATCCTGCCGTCCAAATCGAGCCCTGGCCCGAAGGTGCCGATCTCGCAAGGGTCGCCGAGTCCTACCGGACGTCGAGCCTCTTCTCCGCGAAGCGTGTCCTGCTCGTTCCCGAGGTGAATGCCTTCGTCACCGCCCGGGAGCTCGATCAGCTCGTCGACAAGGCGGCGAAAGGGTGGGACACCGCTCGAACGGATCGCAAGCGCAAGACCTCCTCCGCCCGGCTCATGCACGCACTTGGACTCGCCGGGTTGACTCTGCAGCAATCCAACTCCGACATCATCGATGGCCTCGGCTCCGGCATCAGCAGAAAAACGATCGTAGAGATGCTCGAGTTCGCCAGACAGAGCGGGGGAACGGCCTCGCGAGGCGAAGCAGACGCCGCGATCCTCGGCGCGATGATCACCGAAGGAGGAGCTCCCGGCGCACACCTCGCCATCAGAACCGGCGAAATACCCGCTTCTTCGGCAACCGTCGATGCAATCGAAAAAGCAGGGGTCGTGATCCGATGCGACCTCTCCAGACAGACCTTCGATCTGGCTCTCCAAAGCGCGATCGACGAAGTGACGGCAGAGTGGGAAGTCACTTTCGAGCCCCAGGCGCTTTCAGCAATCCGCGACCTCCTCCGGGTCGACAGCGTTCTCCAGGACAAGTACTCGAGTGAAATTCCGGATCTGGCGCTCGTCGCATCGGAGATCAGACGACTTGCGGCCTTCGCGGGCGTCGGCGGCCGGGTCACGTCGTCAATCGTCACGAGTGAGCTTCATCGCCGCGAAGGGGGCGCGCGATTCGAGATGACTTCGCTCGTGTCGGAAGGCAAACCACTCGAAGCGATCGAGAAGCTGAGAGATCTCGTGATCCAGGCAAAACGGGAGAAAACCTCTACCTCGGAAGAATTCGCTTTCGGGTCCTTCGTTCCGACTCTCGCCGACGAGATTCGCGTCCTCGTTGCCATCGCGTCCTGGTGCCGGCTGAAAGGAATCCGGAGCACCGGAGGCTACAACCGATTCAGGGACACGATGGCAGACGCCCTGCTCGACGATCTCGAGTCTCGTGGATTGCTGAGAAAACGGATGCACCCTTTTCCCCTTTACAAGAAGTTCGAGACCGTCACTTCCGGCCGATATGGCGAGCGGACACTGCTCGAGTGTCTGCGAAGGCTGAGCG is a genomic window of Acidobacteriota bacterium containing:
- a CDS encoding PilZ domain-containing protein, with translation MSYSKQRAVERIQLSIPILAKINSAEVALMDLSLLGCRVESHFALKTGARVEIDFSWGDEELTLRGDVVRCKFASGDEGVIYNTGIRFDPKDGSLHHPQLREIIARQLERAIEEQKLNARGDLAVILEEMPIFNVGGTLTQSKKQLSSIYEKSLSLLPWLRIARKRGYLRVSLEDGRWRKVRTQAAYQPQHGFTVWAYEDQDQIDRLCKVYQQADDETRKLIRLCAELSLDIDDSIQPQRFNP
- a CDS encoding ABC transporter permease, with the translated sequence MMSMIERIGAYFIRFFEETGLWFQMLGRTAVWTFRPPFAIGEWFRQMVRVGVDSIPVVVLTTMFTGMVMALQTFTGFQRVHATDFVGSVVALSMLRELSPVLVGLMVTGRVGSSMAAEIGTMRVTEQLDALEALATEPVHYLFVPRVVAGIVMLPFLTILGDGLGMLGGYIVAVKLLGANSVVYIHNSFQFLELNDLWSGLIKAAFFGLILTLTGCVRGYFTRGGAEGVGRSTTAAVVSASLIILLTDFFLTKLLF